From Aedes albopictus strain Foshan chromosome 1, AalbF5, whole genome shotgun sequence, one genomic window encodes:
- the LOC134285718 gene encoding leucine-rich repeat neuronal protein 1-like: MKEIVVLLLIIATLCGTKSFSVQNWQHNPEIRNFHWPADAVLMGNIPDKERLDFKNIEADILPQNFTNQFRKCSTTIFYYGNIKTIHINPKLMHIRLYSTSTENVIIESGNYYQLKEFVCKDAKLTHIPENVSQLKKLRYMSFENNLIQTVQLDQFNGLDYLHNLDLSSNKINHIYNHGSVSLPSLENLHLGGNQLKHFDVCSWNMPNLYDLNLFSNELTHFSINHFRSLEIVNLAENPLNCVWKNSLLSNKPDMRIEEPLACDRNNKGVFGLDCPFTIDQLQQQNSNFDSRLAQIEETVMKNNQQFSELGNRVQKFETEMNKKFQKMEQLLIHLSKKIVEQQNVANDIIEAIYRAEIERTYNSKQKP; this comes from the exons ATGAAAGAAATTGTggtatt GCTTCTTATCATCGCTACACTTTGCGGAACGAAGTCGTTCTCTGTGCAAAACTGGCAACATAACCCTGAAATTAGAAATTTCCATTGGCCCGCTGATGCTGTTCTAATGGGAAACATACCAGATAAAGAAAGGTTAGATTTTAAAAACATCGAGGCGGACATACtccctcaaaattttactaatcaATTCCGAAAATGTAGTACTACCATATTCTATTATGGAAATATTAAAACAATCCACATAAACCCTAAATTAATGCACATTAGGTTATATTCCACATCTACCGAAAATGTGATCATTGAAAGTGGGAATTACTACCAGCTGAAAGAATTTGTGTGTAAAGATGCAAAATTGACACATATTCCAGAGAACGTAAGTCAACTGAAAAaattgagatatatgagttttgaaaataacttaataCAAACAGTTCAACTTGACCAGTTTAATGGTTTGGACTATTTGCACAATCTTGATCTATCTAGTAATAAAATAAATCACATTTACAATCATGGTTCGGTGAGTTTGCCGTCGCTAGAAAATTTACATCTCGGAGGCAATCAATTGAAACATTTCGATGTTTGTAGTTGGAACATGCCTAATCTTTACGATCTCAATCTTTTTAGTAATGAGCTGACACATTTCTCAATTAATCATTTCCGCAGCCTTGAAATAGTAAACCTAGCTGAAAACCCACTTAACTGTGTATGGAAAAATAGTTTACTAAGTAACAAACCAGATATGAGAATTGAAGAACCACTTGCTTGCGACAGAAATAACAAGGGTGTCTTTGGATTAGATTGCCCTTTTACGATTGATCAGTTACAGCAGCAGAATTCCAATTTTGATTCCAGGTTAGCCCAAATCGAAGAAACAGTAATGAAAAACAACCAACAATTTTCTGAATTAGGCAACagagtacaaaaatttgaaaCCGAAATGAATAAAAAATTCCAAAAGATGGAGCAATTGCTGATACATTTAAGTAAAAAGATCGTTGAACAACAAAATGTTGCAAATGATATTATCGAGGCCATTTATAGGGCTGAAATTGAGAGAACATATAATTCCAAGCAAAAACCATGA